A genomic segment from Rhizoctonia solani chromosome 11, complete sequence encodes:
- a CDS encoding Retrovirus-related Pol polyprotein from transposon TNT 1-94: MSSLNNQWLSQADESHEFNKWAQVNYTSLLQWLLDKYLDEQNSPCWEDAIQDPLFGNLWLEGGQAKMKRLIDDDVFDTILQAEVPRGHKILGLQNVTKLKLNHDRTPIFKVCTVVQGHQQEPGTSYNNTFSNTPAFEAFCIMIAAAAHHDFNAHIIDVTGAYTHAPID, translated from the coding sequence ATGTCATCTCTGAATAATCAATGGCTCTCACAAGCGGATGAATCACATGAATTCAACAAATGGGCACAAGTAAACTATACCAGTCTGTTGCAATGGTTGCTTGACAAATACTTAGATGAACAAAACTCTCCCTGCTGGGAAGACGCAATCCAAGACCCACTCTTTGGCAATCTatggctggaaggcggaCAAGCCAAAATGAAGAGACTAATAGACGATGATGTATTTGACACCATACTACAAGCTGAAGTACCAAGAGGACACAAAAttctgggattgcaaaatgTCACAAAGCTGAAGTTAAATCATGACAGAACTCCAATCTTCAAAGTTTGCACGGTCGTTCAAGGACACCAACAGGAACCTGGTACATCATATAACAACACTTTTTCCAACACCCCAGCTTTTGAAGCCTTTTGCATAATGATTGCAGCAGCGGCCCACCATGATTTCAACGCACATATTATAGACGTTACCGGAGCATACACACACGCACCTATTGATTGA
- a CDS encoding Reverse gyrase, which yields MFSLSRHIKSQVGNVTDTVTSLGASGLKRANDLTGGVILDSDISSPAVERPKTADIPKLDTLRRSRILSLDGGGVRGYSALIILEAFMLRVRLHYGVEEDILPADFFDLIIGTSTGGVMALMLGRMRMSITDCIKAYQTLSCKIFGGGIATTVLSGGLLGTGRGLGLGMGVVKGRELDNFFNMAMSSAIMGEPAMYDAAKMEKHVKRTIKTQPHTWDDEDALLEEKDSNNCHTAIVTACQTNAVTPHLMRSYLRRDQPTSDKVKIWEAARATSAAPAFFAPISIGDKGVQYVDGAVSGHCNPATLAREEAEVLWPGRENWLLLSLGTGAPAEVSLSGQLPQKLLGFIGLSSNAIQVHEGAARSYHQTYQTGHSPYIRLSVEHSIDTVRMDDHEKMPQVAAATTSYLSKELTRQLLDHAVELSVGMTPIIRRDSDRQSIFNSSPTLTTSYRDHYGMMTPPQSPPGTQPPFISLPHIESKQEAIYKPGPAASDDLQPEWADPEPTSFIEAPRSAASTPESIEYLQWRLQHLGQDDPLYQRVVTALDNYQLTFELPRSQGLELDSQTWAERQIILVELSIRDNLLLFDELPLEYPPTPPASNFPFKVYAPEQPINMSTTTISDNHYKFPSLKGRENYHTWKIQMQDMLEEFELWEIVSGTKTRPTTAVTTPGGSQTSTSQLTTSQESFDKKNRQALGIIRRRIESAPMTHVAQSTNANGAWESLKRMYESIGTAAMTLLRNKFTSLRMNKGEDLEQHMQKARQAYDELNIALTAEGITRVNELEFIQQFLASLPKSWSILVSVIEQNPESSDPDGVQLSQRISSRLLTEWHRRKANGPNKNTSAFWIGNRNTNRPPKDRLNIKCHNCGITGHIQRECQKPGGGAYKGGNSNRTTNNNNPRGTFRGRGNFRGRQRGNLHNNNSQNQSNNSTQQQANLSAHTYDPEIAFAFRCPIYPTPALIGPPREPYGYTINELDSNDCKTILEKFDPKDTKINGQTIAQYGFAMDDAWIIDSGASCHVTNRCKHITNFKEFYSSVISIGGQAKIAGMGNVILNLSTSEPQQTNGRTKWNSTEKITLHNVALVPDSPVNLISLSAWTDQFPNDQIITKKESMYFKRSNKKNEWETYAKARKIGKRKTGNSWYLVGTTNPKQNAYIGRSLADWHIILGHTDPQNILRLRDEKLGRNLKITGTLDTNSLSNCIGCIKGKTSVQPFTKGQSEPIHNIGNIIYSDVWGPARTTSLQGNNYFITFIDAFSRFTFVYFMKHKSEAVEKFVNFTQFILTQKSIEIKQIHFDNGKEMINKRLQEYCNKQGTEITTTAPHSSQQNGLAERQNRTFVESARSMIHGHSNTCDMPFLWQEAIAYKCLQKNNMPILRNRKWIVPQTLIFGKPMDMLFFQLFGTTCHALIQGTGQDKLSSKTRTAIFTGISRNSGGAWRYLALPNCSIQESRNVRFPQHLPNPAAPYDAPPLGHSSKRNLEELEDKWIETKAPSEGEMGIKIKQHTNKNNNNVHTHTLDKNKDSTCCSKNNQNTDDIKDINTNTTPTTETIQLPSTPKQKPNSMPAA from the exons ATGTTTTCTTTGAGTCGCCATATCAAGTCTCAGGTGGGAAATGTTACCGATACCGTCACCTCCCTCGGCGCTAGTGGCTTGAAAAGGGCCAACGATCTCACGGGAGGAGTGATTCTGGACTCAGACATATCCTCTCCCGCTGTAGAGCGGCCCAAGACAGCCGATATTCCCAAGCTCGACACGCTTCGCAGATCCCGCATTCTTTCTCTTGACGGTGGAGGAGTACGCGGATACTCGGCCCTCATTATTCTTGAAGCATTTATGCTGCGCGTTAGGCTTCACTATGGGGTCGAGGAGGATATTCTCCCGGCCGATTTCTTTGATCTGATTATTGGTACAAGTACGGGCGGCGTCATGGCTCTCATGTTAGGACGTATGCGTATGAGCATTACGGACTGTATCAAGGCGTACCAGACTCTGTCGTGCAAGATATTCGGAGGAGGCATAGCAACAACCGTCTTGAGCGGAGGACTACTTGGTACTGGGCGAGGCCTTGGTCTGGGTATGGGCGTAGTCAAAGGCCGAGAACTCGATAATTTCTTCAACATGGCAATGTCCTCAGCTATCATGGGCGAGCCAGCGATGTACGATGCAGCGAAAATGGAGAAGCACGTGAAACGGACTATCAAAACTCAGCCGCATACATGGGATGACGAAGATGCACTTCTTGAGGAAAAGGACTCCAATAACTGCCATACAGCCATAGTTACCGCTTGTCAGACTAATGCGGTTACTCCCCATCTTATGCGCTCTTATCTTCGCCGTGATCAACCTACGTCCGACAAGGTCAAAATCTGGGAAGCTGCTCGAGCAACCAGCGCTGCGCCGGCCTTTTTTGCCCCTATTAGCATAGGTGATAAGGGCGTTCAGTATGTCGACGGGGCGGTCAGTGGACACTGTAATCCTGCTACTCTAGCTCGTGAGGAGGCCGAAGTTTTATGGCCTGGAAGAGAGAATTGGTTGCTTTTGTCACTGGGTACTGGGGCTCCAGCCGAGGTCTCCTTGTCGGGCCAACTACCCCAAAAATTACTCGGCTTTATTGGCTTGTCGTCCAATGCAATACAGGTGCATGAGGGAGCCGCTCGGAGCTACCATCAGACATACCAAACGGGGCACTCGCCATATATTCGTCTCTCCGTCGAGCATTCCATCGATACCGTCCGAATGGACGATCATGAAAAGATGCCTCAGGTCGCTGCAGCTACGACCTCCTACCTTTCCAAGGAGCTCACCAGGCAACTCCTCGATCATGCGGTCGAACTTTCGGTTGGAATGACGCCCATTATCAGGAGGGATTCGGA CCGGCAAAGTATATTTAACTCCAGTCCGACGTTAACGACGAGCTACCGTGACCACTATGGTATGATGACCCCGCCTCAATCTCCCCCTGGGACCCAACCTCCTTTCATATCTCTCCCACATATCGAGTCAAAACAGGAGGCAATCTATAAGCCCGGACCGG CAGCATCGGACGACTTACAACCAGAGTGGGCTGACCCCGAACCAACCAGTTTCATAGAAGCACCTAGATCAGCTGCATCCACACCAGAATCTATCGAATACTTACAGTGGCGATTACAACATCTAGGACAAGACGATCCATTATATCAACGAGTTGTTACAGCCCTAGATAATTATCAACTTACTTTTGAGCTACCTCGATCACAAGGACTTGAACTCGACTCGCAAACGTGGGCTGAGAGACAGATAATATTAGTCGAATTATCAATACGAGATAACCTACTACTTTTCGACGAACTACCACTTGAGTACCCACCGACGCCGCCTGCATCAAATTTTCCCTTCAAAGTGTACGCACCCGAACAACCAATCAACATGTCCACGACAACAATATCCGACAATCACTATAAATTTCCGAGTCTGAAAGGGCGAGAAAACTATCATACATGGAAGATACAAATGCAAGACATGCTCGAAGAATTTGAACTATGGGAAATCGTAAGCGGAACGAAAACTAGACCTACCACTGCCGTCACAACCCCCGGAGGTTCTCAAACGAGCACATCCCAATTAACCACGTCCCAAGAAAGTTTCGACAAGAAAAACCGACAAGCACTAGGAATCATACGCCGAAGAATCGAATCAGCACCCATGACACACGTAGCTCAATCAACAAACGCAAACGGAGCATGGGAATCACTTAAACGAATGTATGAATCAATCGGAACTGCAGCAATGACTTTACTACGAAACAAATTTACAAGCCTACGCATGAACAAGGGTGAAGATTTAGAACAACACATGCAGAAAGCCAGACAAGCATACGACGAGTTGAACATCGCACTCACTGCCGAAGGAATCACACGCGTAAACGAATTAGAGTTTATACAACAATTCTTAGCATCTCTACCCAAATCCTGGTCAATACTTGTATCGGTAATCGAACAAAACCCCGAATCAAGCGACCCAGACGGCGTTCAATTAAGTCAACGCATATCATCAAGATTATTAACAGAATGGCATAGACGTAAAGCAAACGGACCAAATAAAAATACATCAGCTTTTTGGATTGGAAACAGAAACACAAACCGACCACCAAAAGACCGGCTTAACATTAAATGCCACAATTGCGGCATCACCGGACACATTCAACGTGAATGCCAAAAGCCCGGAGGAGGCGCTTACAAAGGCGGAAATTCAAACAGAACAACAAACAATAACAACCCCCGTGGCACATTCAGAGGAAGGGGAAATTTCAGAGGCCGTCAAAGGGGAAATCTCCATAATAATAACTCACAGAACCAATCAAATAATAGTACGCAACAACAAGCAAACCTATCCGCGCATACATACGATCCAGAAATTGCATTTGCTTTTCGTTGCCCTATATATCCTACACCTGCGTTAATCGGACCACCACGCGAGCCATATGGATATACAATAAATGAATTAGACTCAAACGATTGTAAAACCATTTTAGAAAAATTTGACCCCAAAGACACAAAGATAAACGGTCAAACCATTGCTCAATACGGGTTTGCAATGGACGACGCTTGGATTATTGACTCAGGAGCGTCATGTCATGTAACAAATCGATGCAAACATATTACGAACTTCAAGGAATTTTATTCGTCAGTAATCAGTATTGGAGGACAAGCCAAAATCGCAGGAATGGGCAACGTAATATTAAATCTATCAACATCAGAACCGCAACAGACAAACGGAAGAACCAAATGGAACTCAACCGAGAAGATAACACTACACAACGTAGCCCTTGTACCAGACTCACCAGTAAACCTCATATCACTATCAGCATGGACCGACCAATTTCCCAACGACCAAATAATCACCAAAAAAGAATCAATGTATTTCAAAAGGAGCAATAAAAAGAACGAATGGGAGACATACGCAAAAGCAAGAAAGATTGGCAAACGAAAAACCGGGAACTCATGGTATCTTGTGGGAACTACAAACCCAAAACAAAATGCATACATTGGTCGATCATTAGCCGATTGGCATATCATTCTAGGACACACAGACCCACAAAATATTTTACGACTACGCGACGAGAAACTCGGAAGAAACCTCAAAATTACTGGAACACTTGACACTAATAGTCTATCCAATTGTATAGGCTGTATTAAAGGAAAGACAAGCGTCCAACCTTTCACAAAAGGACAATCAGAACCCATACATAACATCGGCAATATCATATACTCAGACGTATGGGGACCAGCCCGTACGACATCTCTCCAAGGTAACAATTATTTTATTACATTCATTGACGCCTTTAGCCGCTTTACTTTTGTGTATTTCATGAAACACAAGTCGGAAGCAGTCGAAAAATTCGTAAATTTCACACAATTTATACTAACACAGAAATCGATTGAAATCAAGCAAATTCATTTTGACAACGGAAAAGAAATGATAAACAAAAGGCTACAAGAATATTGCAATAAACAAGGGACTGAGATAACAACAACAGCCCCGCACTCATCTCAACAGAACGGACTGGCCGAACGGCAAAATAGAACTTTTGTTGAAAGTGCGAGATCCATGATACACGGTCACTCAAATACTTGTGACATGCCGTTTCTATGGCAGGAAGCCATCGCATACAAATGCCTGCAAAAGAACAATATGCCCATACTAAGAAACAGAAAATGGATAGTACCTCAAACACTCATTTTTGGGAAACCCATGGACATGTTGTTCTTTCAACTGTTTGGTACGACATGCCATGCACTCATCCAAGGAACTGGACAAGACAAACTCAGCTCAAAAACACGCACAGCAATTTTTACCGGCATTTCACGCAATTCAGGGGGAGCATGGCGATACCTCGCACTCCCAAACTGTAGCATACAAGAATCAAGAAACGTCCGATTCCCACAACATTTACCCAACCCTGCGGCACCTTACGATGCCCCACCCCTTGGGCACTCCTCCAAGAGGAATTTAGAGGAATtagaagacaaatggatAGAAACCAAAGCGCCAagtgagggggagatgggaatCAAAATCAAACAACATACAAACAAGAACAATAACAACGTTCACACGCATACATTGGACAAAAACAAAGATTCCACTTGCTGCTCCAAAAACAATCAAAACACAGACGATATAAAAGACATTAACACAAACACAACCCCAACAACTGAAACAATTCAATTACCGTCTACCCCCAAACAGAAACCTAACAGTATGCCTGCCGCTTGA